The Leucobacter chromiiresistens genome has a window encoding:
- the iolB gene encoding 5-deoxy-glucuronate isomerase gives MTHDAQQTAPAGRWFHRRGELAEGGWESVVDERIPGWEHTGVRVARLGEGDAIALDGTGVERLIVPLSGSFAVTYREGDAADIAVDLAGRASVFDGPTDVLYLSSVATAEVTATAAPAGEARFLVATSPVPAGDPDLVRPSRHLTADDVPVELRGAGASSRQVHNFGRKESLDAARFIVVEVITPAENWSSYPPHKHDERIPGHESQLEEIYYFEVAPTRDAPAGVDAERAFGMFSTYSSPAGPIEIDAQVRTGDIALVPHGYHGPAVAAPGYDMYYLNVMAGPDPERSWLISDDPAHGWVRDTWEDQQLDSRLPFTPKPTTGAPTTGAPKTETEQAR, from the coding sequence ATGACGCACGACGCGCAGCAGACGGCACCGGCCGGTCGATGGTTCCACCGGCGGGGCGAACTCGCCGAGGGCGGATGGGAATCCGTCGTCGACGAGCGCATCCCGGGATGGGAGCACACCGGTGTTCGCGTCGCCCGGCTCGGCGAGGGCGACGCGATCGCGCTCGACGGCACCGGCGTCGAGCGCCTCATCGTGCCCCTCTCCGGGTCGTTCGCGGTGACGTACCGGGAGGGGGACGCCGCCGACATCGCGGTGGACCTCGCAGGCCGGGCCTCCGTCTTCGACGGGCCCACCGACGTGCTCTACCTCTCGTCGGTCGCCACCGCCGAGGTGACCGCCACCGCGGCGCCGGCCGGGGAGGCCCGCTTCCTCGTCGCCACCTCGCCGGTGCCGGCGGGCGACCCCGATCTCGTGCGCCCCTCGCGCCACCTGACGGCCGACGACGTACCGGTCGAGCTGCGCGGTGCGGGCGCGTCGAGCCGCCAGGTGCACAACTTCGGCCGCAAGGAGTCGCTCGACGCCGCCCGGTTCATCGTCGTGGAGGTCATCACCCCCGCTGAGAACTGGTCGTCGTACCCCCCGCACAAGCACGACGAGCGCATTCCCGGGCACGAGTCGCAGCTCGAGGAGATCTACTACTTCGAGGTCGCGCCGACGCGCGATGCGCCCGCCGGCGTCGACGCCGAGCGCGCCTTCGGCATGTTCAGCACGTACTCCTCGCCCGCCGGCCCCATCGAGATCGACGCGCAGGTGCGCACCGGCGACATCGCGCTCGTGCCTCACGGCTACCACGGCCCGGCGGTCGCGGCCCCCGGTTACGACATGTACTACCTCAACGTGATGGCGGGGCCCGACCCCGAGCGCTCCTGGCTCATCAGCGACGACCCGGCGCACGGCTGGGTGCGCGACACCTGGGAGGATCAGCAGCTCGACTCCCGGCTCCCCTTCACCCCGAAGCCGACGACCGGCGCCCCGACGACCGGCGCCCCGAAGACCGAGACGGAGCAGGCACGATGA
- a CDS encoding CoA-acylating methylmalonate-semialdehyde dehydrogenase, translating to MSTESLPVIPHWIDGARTASASGRTAPVYNPATGEVQAHVALADDAEIAAAIASANRGFETWSALSIAKRQTVIFAFRELLNARKGELAEIITREHGKVVSDAMGEILRGQEVVELATGFPHLIKGAFSENASTGIDVYSIKQPIGVAGIIAPFNFPAMVPMWFFPVAIAAGNAVIVKPSEKDPSAALWLAELWQEAGLPDGVFTVLNGDKLAVDGLLTDPGVQSISFVGSTPIAQYIYETASKHGKRVQALGGAKNHMLVLPDADLDLVADQAINAGYGAAGERCMAISVVLAVEPVADELIEKIAERIAQLTVGNGASAPEPDMGPLITDAHRDKVTGYIDIAEQDGATIVVDGRDFSVEGHENGFFVGPTLIDRIPTTSRAYTEEIFGPVLEVVRVDTFEEGVALINSGAFGNGTAIFTNDGGAARRFQHEIQVGMIGINVPIPVPVAYHSFGGWKASLFGDAKAYGVQGFEFFTREKAITSRWLDPATHGGINLGFPQND from the coding sequence ATGAGCACCGAATCCCTCCCCGTGATCCCCCACTGGATCGACGGCGCCCGCACCGCCTCCGCGAGCGGCCGCACCGCGCCCGTCTACAACCCGGCGACGGGCGAGGTGCAGGCGCACGTCGCCCTCGCCGACGACGCCGAGATCGCCGCCGCCATCGCCTCGGCGAACCGCGGATTCGAGACCTGGAGCGCGCTCTCCATCGCGAAGCGGCAGACCGTGATCTTCGCGTTCCGCGAGCTGCTGAACGCCCGCAAGGGCGAGCTCGCCGAGATCATCACGCGCGAGCACGGCAAGGTCGTCTCGGATGCGATGGGCGAGATCCTGCGCGGCCAGGAGGTCGTGGAGCTCGCGACCGGGTTCCCCCACCTCATCAAGGGCGCCTTCTCCGAGAACGCCTCCACCGGCATCGACGTCTACTCGATCAAGCAGCCGATCGGCGTCGCCGGCATCATCGCGCCCTTCAACTTCCCCGCGATGGTGCCGATGTGGTTCTTCCCCGTCGCGATCGCCGCGGGCAACGCCGTGATCGTGAAGCCCTCGGAGAAGGATCCCTCCGCCGCCCTCTGGCTCGCCGAGCTGTGGCAGGAGGCCGGTCTTCCCGACGGCGTCTTCACGGTGCTGAACGGCGACAAGCTCGCCGTGGACGGTCTGCTGACCGACCCGGGCGTGCAGTCGATCTCGTTCGTCGGCTCGACGCCGATCGCGCAGTACATCTACGAGACGGCCTCGAAGCACGGCAAGCGCGTGCAGGCCCTCGGCGGAGCGAAGAACCACATGCTCGTGCTGCCCGACGCCGACCTCGACCTCGTCGCCGATCAGGCGATCAACGCCGGCTACGGCGCCGCGGGGGAGCGCTGCATGGCCATCTCCGTGGTGCTCGCCGTCGAACCCGTCGCCGACGAGCTCATCGAGAAGATCGCGGAGCGCATCGCGCAGCTCACCGTGGGCAACGGGGCCTCCGCTCCCGAGCCCGACATGGGGCCGCTCATCACCGACGCGCACCGCGACAAGGTCACCGGCTACATCGACATCGCCGAGCAGGACGGCGCGACCATCGTGGTCGACGGCCGGGACTTCTCCGTCGAGGGGCACGAGAACGGCTTCTTCGTCGGCCCGACGCTGATCGACCGCATCCCCACGACGTCGCGCGCCTACACCGAGGAGATCTTCGGGCCCGTGCTCGAGGTGGTGCGCGTCGACACGTTCGAGGAGGGCGTCGCGCTCATCAACTCGGGCGCCTTCGGCAACGGCACCGCGATCTTCACGAACGACGGCGGCGCTGCCCGCCGCTTCCAGCACGAGATCCAGGTCGGCATGATCGGCATCAACGTGCCCATCCCGGTGCCCGTCGCCTACCACTCCTTCGGCGGCTGGAAGGCGTCGCTCTTCGGCGACGCGAAGGCGTACGGCGTGCAGGGCTTCGAGTTCTTCACCCGCGAGAAGGCCATCACCAGCCGCTGGCTCGACCCCGCCACCCACGGCGGCATCAACCTCGGCTTCCCGCAGAACGACTGA
- a CDS encoding class I fructose-bisphosphate aldolase translates to MALDFDRLRHLRAAAPSAIAHALTERRRREVVAGDGRLFIVAADHPARGAIAVGSDATAMANRYDLLERMALALSRPGVDGVLGTPDIIDDLAALGLLDDKIVVGSMNRGGLRGASFELDDRYTAYDIDAMVRQGLDFAKTLIRVDLDDAGTAATLQATARAVDAAAAAGLPIMLEPFMSRRVDGRVVNDLSADAVILSTAIASGLGNSSAYTWMKLPVVPEMERVMEATTMPTLLLGGDNGGDPDETFASWERALALPGVRGLTVGRTLLYPHDGDVAAAVDTAARLVHRDLAETPRDPGSAPRRSEPAPVS, encoded by the coding sequence ATGGCACTCGACTTCGACCGGCTGCGCCACCTGCGCGCCGCAGCACCCTCGGCCATCGCGCACGCGCTCACCGAGCGCCGCCGGCGCGAGGTGGTCGCCGGCGACGGCAGACTCTTCATCGTGGCGGCGGATCACCCGGCGCGCGGCGCCATCGCCGTCGGCAGTGATGCCACCGCCATGGCGAACCGGTACGACCTGCTCGAGCGCATGGCGCTCGCCCTCTCGCGGCCCGGCGTCGACGGCGTGCTCGGCACGCCGGACATCATCGACGACCTCGCCGCCCTCGGGCTGCTCGACGACAAGATCGTCGTCGGCTCGATGAACCGCGGCGGGCTGCGCGGCGCCTCGTTCGAACTCGACGACCGCTACACGGCGTACGACATCGACGCCATGGTGCGGCAGGGGCTCGACTTCGCGAAGACGCTCATCCGCGTCGACCTGGACGATGCGGGCACGGCGGCCACCCTCCAGGCGACCGCACGCGCCGTCGACGCCGCTGCGGCGGCCGGGCTGCCGATCATGCTCGAACCGTTCATGAGCCGCCGCGTCGACGGCAGGGTCGTGAACGACCTCTCCGCCGACGCGGTGATCCTCTCGACCGCCATCGCATCGGGCCTCGGCAATTCGAGCGCCTACACCTGGATGAAGCTGCCCGTGGTGCCCGAGATGGAGCGCGTCATGGAGGCGACCACCATGCCGACGCTGCTGCTCGGCGGCGACAACGGCGGCGACCCCGACGAGACGTTCGCATCGTGGGAGCGCGCCCTCGCCCTGCCCGGGGTGCGCGGCCTCACGGTCGGCCGCACGCTGCTCTACCCGCACGACGGAGACGTGGCCGCCGCGGTCGACACCGCCGCGCGGCTCGTGCACCGCGACCTCGCCGAGACTCCCCGCGATCCGGGTTCCGCTCCGCGCCGATCCGAACCCGCACCCGTCTCCTGA
- the iolC gene encoding 5-dehydro-2-deoxygluconokinase: protein MSEQRRRDDVLALGRLGVDIYPLQDGVGLEDVTSFGKYLGGSAANVAVAAAKYGRASALMSRVGDDPFGRYLLRELERLGVDNREVRVDPQYPTPVTFCEIFPPDDFPLYFYRKPKAPDLQIATDDLDLDAVRDARILWFTLTGLSEEPSRATHLAALEARAGAAHTIFDLDYRPMFWDTPAEAAEQVAAAIEHTTIAVGNREECEVAVGETEPDRAADALLERGLQLAIVKQGPKGVLAKTREERVEVPPHLVDVVNGLGSGDAFGGALCHGLLEGWDLERIFRFANVAGAIVATRRECSTAMPDAAEVDALLEQGA from the coding sequence ATGTCGGAACAGCGGCGTCGAGATGACGTTCTGGCACTGGGTCGGCTCGGCGTCGACATCTACCCGTTGCAAGACGGCGTCGGCCTCGAAGATGTGACGAGCTTCGGCAAGTACCTCGGCGGGAGCGCCGCGAACGTCGCCGTCGCCGCGGCGAAGTACGGGCGGGCGAGCGCGCTGATGTCGCGCGTCGGCGACGACCCCTTCGGCCGCTACCTGCTGCGCGAGCTCGAACGCCTGGGCGTCGACAACCGCGAGGTCCGCGTCGATCCGCAGTACCCCACGCCGGTCACGTTCTGCGAAATCTTCCCGCCCGACGACTTCCCGCTCTACTTCTACCGCAAGCCGAAGGCGCCCGACCTGCAGATCGCCACCGACGATCTCGACCTCGACGCGGTGCGCGACGCCCGCATCCTGTGGTTCACCCTCACCGGGCTGAGCGAGGAGCCGAGCCGCGCGACGCACCTCGCAGCGCTCGAGGCCCGCGCGGGGGCCGCGCACACCATCTTCGATCTCGACTACCGCCCGATGTTCTGGGACACCCCGGCGGAGGCCGCGGAGCAGGTCGCGGCGGCGATCGAGCACACGACGATCGCGGTCGGCAACCGGGAGGAGTGCGAGGTGGCCGTGGGGGAGACCGAGCCCGACCGCGCGGCCGACGCGCTGCTCGAGCGCGGCCTCCAGCTCGCGATCGTGAAGCAGGGCCCCAAGGGCGTGCTCGCGAAGACGCGGGAGGAGCGCGTCGAGGTGCCCCCGCACCTCGTCGACGTGGTGAACGGCCTCGGCTCGGGCGACGCCTTCGGCGGCGCGCTCTGCCACGGGCTGCTCGAAGGCTGGGACCTCGAGCGCATCTTCCGCTTCGCGAACGTCGCCGGCGCCATCGTGGCCACACGCCGCGAGTGCTCCACCGCGATGCCCGACGCCGCAGAGGTCGACGCCCTGCTCGAGCAGGGGGCCTGA
- a CDS encoding GntR family transcriptional regulator, which yields MSIEPVWPGELFADLDRSGPIPLYFQISSRLERAIRDGIIPAGARLENEIAIGQHLGLSRPTVRRAIQELVDKGLLVRRRGIGTQVVQARVSRPVELTSLQEDLTRAGHHPSTRVLSLDRIPADEEAAQRLRVAAGTEITRIRRLRSADGTPMAILENLLPPEYADITRDDLETHGLYEMLRARGIAIKIANQTIGARRTHSDEHELLDVAKGSPVLTMDRVAFDQGGSVIEAGHHCYRPDLYSFETTLVSR from the coding sequence ATGAGTATTGAACCCGTCTGGCCCGGCGAGCTCTTCGCCGACCTCGACCGCAGCGGCCCGATCCCCCTCTACTTCCAGATCTCCAGCCGCCTCGAGCGCGCCATCCGCGACGGCATCATCCCCGCCGGGGCCCGCCTCGAGAACGAGATCGCCATCGGGCAGCACCTCGGCCTCTCCCGCCCCACCGTGCGGCGGGCGATTCAGGAGCTCGTCGACAAGGGGCTGCTCGTGCGACGCCGGGGCATCGGCACCCAGGTCGTGCAGGCGCGAGTGAGCCGACCCGTCGAACTCACCAGCCTGCAGGAGGACCTCACGCGCGCCGGTCACCACCCCAGCACGCGCGTGCTCTCCCTCGACCGCATCCCCGCCGACGAGGAGGCCGCGCAGCGGCTGCGCGTCGCGGCGGGCACCGAGATCACCCGCATCCGCCGCCTGCGGAGCGCCGACGGCACGCCGATGGCGATCCTCGAGAACCTGCTGCCGCCCGAGTACGCCGACATCACCCGCGACGACCTCGAGACGCACGGCCTGTACGAGATGCTGCGGGCCCGCGGCATCGCCATCAAGATCGCGAACCAGACGATCGGCGCGCGGCGCACCCACAGCGACGAGCACGAGCTGCTCGACGTGGCGAAGGGCAGCCCGGTGCTCACGATGGATCGCGTCGCCTTCGACCAGGGCGGCAGCGTCATCGAGGCCGGCCACCACTGCTACCGGCCCGACCTCTACTCGTTCGAGACCACGCTCGTCTCCCGCTGA